The DNA window AGCAGTATCACACACCGAAGCATACTTCTCATTACAGTACACTCTATAGCCTCACTGATAAAAAGAGAAGCAAACAGAGATATCGTCAAGGATACAAGGTTTGATCTGCAGCTCTGATCTAGCTAGTCTAGTGCATAATATACAAGTGAACAACCTAAGCTCCTATTCAACATCTATCGACTGTTTGAAGTACAAGAGAAATGTCACAGATGCACGCTCCAATACAATACAGGTCGCCTACATTTGCATATTCTGGAGGAGTTCTACAGCCTGCAAACCATCTTTACTCTACCAAGGGCCTGTAAAAGTCCTTCTCAAGCATCGTCTCTTGAGTCCCCGTGGCCGTTGGACTGACTCTAAAATCTGCATTAGGGAACGACAAAAGAAAGATAAGGCTAATGGTGAGAGCTCATTAGGAGTACATGTTTCAAATTATGTATATTGGATGTGTAATCAGGAAACAGACCCTTGTATTATCAACAGATTTTCCTAATTGCCTTAAATTCTGTAAAATTGATAATATGCCGGCCAGAATTTATGGAAAATTCAGTTTTATGGCTCACTAGCAACTTCTGCTGTAATTGTCTCTCATCTAACAATTTATTTTTCCCAACACTTAAAAAGCTTTTTAGATTAGATCAAACCCTTAAACAAATCTGATATCTTCAatttagaagaagaaaattttgtaaTTCATCTTGATAAAGGCCACTGCagtaaaaaaaggaagaaagaacaAGCATTTCAATATAGGGCAAAAATCGTTGGTGGTTTGTATAGGAGGGTGACTTATAAAATGAAACATCCCAAACCAAGTTGTGAGGAGTCCAGTAAGGAAATGGGTATGGTTTCTCTAGGCTTCTTGAACAAAAAGAAGAGAACTGTTGATAAATAAATGCAAGTCAATGACAAAAGTGATGTGAAGCATACCTGATCTTTCTGCATTTCCATGATTTCTACCTGCAGCAAACAAAGTTTAGCAGCTCAAGGAAGGCTCTTGAAATAAAGACATGAAAGTTACAAAATTTAGGAAAGAACATACCTGTTTTCTCTGCAGTTCTTGGTTCAGTTCTTTAAGTTTTGCTATTTCTGCTTCCAATTCCAAGGTATAGGCCTGCCAGAATCCACAGAAGAGGTAACTAACATAAATAATTGTCTGCTTCAACAAACTAGCTTAAATTTAAAAAACTGTTCTAGGACCTCGATGTAACAGTACATTATgaacatatttatatttattgtgATCTTGCATAATGAAACCCCTTGTAGCCTTTCCAATGCATGCTTTATACGATTCCCAAAGCAGAAGTGTATCAAGGAAACTAGACAAACCTAATATCCCCACGGGTTCGACATTCTATTTCAAGTTATTGCCCACAATCCTCAGTAATGACATTACTCTCTTAGTTTCCAGTGACCTCAGTACATAAATTTTCAGGCAGCGACGCAGCGGGCATGTTGACAAGAGAAAATAACCAATGTTCACCACAAGCAACATCTGGCTGATTTTTACTGCCCCAATAATTTCAAACTGGACTAGTCTTAACTTGTGTCTATCCTTTCTTCAAAATGATCTTCTGATATGTGAAATCttttgtaaaaataaaattagtgtCATTAAGAAAGGCAAGTACAAACTACATTTTCACTAACCACTAGTTCATCTAATTAAGACCCTGAATGTGTGCATTAACAGTGTCATTGTACTTCTATGATATGCATGAAAGGTATCTATCAGACATTCAAAGAGTCATTACCACAAGAGTTGACACATTTCCTTTCATCAGTATCTTAGAGGAAAGAACAAGGAAATGAAGTGTCaatgcaatgagaaacataCAAAGTAATTTCCAAAAGCTGACAGATTTATAATGGCTTAATCACGAAGCTCACCTGCTTCCGAGCTCTCGATCTTGCAGCTGACTCCCTGTTTTTAATCATTCTCCTTTGCCTTCTCTCAACTACTTTCTCCACAGCAGAGTTGACCTTTCTTCCTCGGCCAAACACATAAGGTACTGGTGATAGGGTATCTACACTACTCTTCCCAATCACATCAGGTGATAATTGACTTGCTGGAGATCCTGAGGCCACAGTAACACCCCCAGATCCTAAACCAACCATCTTCATTCCTCCACTCTGCAGCCCAGAAACCTGAGCCAAATTATTGTTCATTGAGGGGTCTGCCATGCCAACAGCTGAGGGCCTTGCTGCTGGGCTAGAAAGCTGAGCACTGCTTGCTAAATGCATAGGAGAGGAAAATTTCACAGTTGCTTGTTTAGAGAAGATTGGCTGCTGTTGAAGTTGCTGCAGTGGCTGCTGCTGCATGGGCTGATGGTGGTGCAGATGCTGTGGGTGTTGCTGAGATAATCTGATTCCACCACCATTCAGTGATAAAGTAGGAGGCTGAAGATGAGCTGGATTATTATTTTCTATCATCCGATTAGCTATTAGACCACTGCTTCGATTGGGCTGTTGAAACCCAAGAACAAAACCAGCattgttgtttggttttgaCAATTCAGCATAAAATCCACTATCAATAGGCCTTCCAATTTGTAGTGCATCTTCTCTTACAACTCCTGCCCTCGCTAAGAACTCCTCCAAAGTCATCTCTCCCAAAGTCAGTTGCCTTTGTGGCACATTTGATCCTCCACCACCACTCCCATCCTTAACACCTGGAACAGAATCTTTCATGAAGTCTCTCCAAACCTCATCAACAGTTTTTTGACTTAAGGTCCTTGGCAAAGTTAAGGATCCTTGCCTCTGCAAATTCCCACCAGTGACATTTCCTTCTGCCCCTCCAGCTGAAGATGTCACTGCTTGACTCCCTTCAGAAGTCCATATACTTTTCAAAAGTTCATCCA is part of the Tripterygium wilfordii isolate XIE 37 chromosome 7, ASM1340144v1, whole genome shotgun sequence genome and encodes:
- the LOC120002091 gene encoding bZIP transcription factor TRAB1-like; this encodes MGSHLNFKSFGDLPLGEGNGGKLPGGLPLARQSSLYSLTFDELQHTFSGLGKDFGSMNMDELLKSIWTSEGSQAVTSSAGGAEGNVTGGNLQRQGSLTLPRTLSQKTVDEVWRDFMKDSVPGVKDGSGGGGSNVPQRQLTLGEMTLEEFLARAGVVREDALQIGRPIDSGFYAELSKPNNNAGFVLGFQQPNRSSGLIANRMIENNNPAHLQPPTLSLNGGGIRLSQQHPQHLHHHQPMQQQPLQQLQQQPIFSKQATVKFSSPMHLASSAQLSSPAARPSAVGMADPSMNNNLAQVSGLQSGGMKMVGLGSGGVTVASGSPASQLSPDVIGKSSVDTLSPVPYVFGRGRKVNSAVEKVVERRQRRMIKNRESAARSRARKQAYTLELEAEIAKLKELNQELQRKQVEIMEMQKDQILESVQRPRGLKRRCLRRTFTGPW